From a single Agrobacterium tumefaciens genomic region:
- the fmt gene encoding methionyl-tRNA formyltransferase, producing MALRIIFMGTPDFSVPTLRALVEAGHEVVAVYTQPPRPGGRRGLDPQKSPVHQAAELLGLPVLTPVNFKAEEDREQFRAFNADVAVVVAYGLLLPEAILTGTRLGCYNGHASLLPRWRGAAPIQRAIMASDAETGMMVMKMEKGLDTGPVALTAKVAIGENMTAGELHDSLMLAGARLMRQAMDRLEADDLPLVTQAEEGVVYASKIDKGETRIDFSRPAQDVHNHIRGLSPFPGAWLEMDIGGKAERVKVLASELASGMGEAGTVLDDALTIACGSDAVRLTRLQKAGGKPMSAADFVRGTPVPVTTRLG from the coding sequence ATGGCTCTTCGCATCATCTTCATGGGCACGCCGGATTTTTCCGTTCCCACCTTGCGTGCATTGGTGGAAGCGGGTCACGAGGTCGTTGCCGTTTATACCCAGCCGCCGCGTCCCGGCGGTCGTCGTGGCCTTGATCCGCAGAAGTCTCCCGTGCATCAGGCGGCCGAACTTTTGGGCCTGCCCGTGCTGACGCCCGTGAACTTCAAGGCCGAGGAAGATCGCGAGCAGTTCCGGGCCTTCAACGCAGATGTGGCGGTCGTCGTGGCTTACGGGCTGCTGTTGCCTGAAGCGATCCTCACTGGTACGCGCCTTGGCTGTTATAATGGCCACGCCTCCTTGCTGCCGCGCTGGCGGGGTGCGGCCCCCATCCAGCGTGCGATCATGGCCAGCGATGCCGAGACCGGCATGATGGTCATGAAAATGGAAAAGGGGCTCGATACCGGCCCCGTCGCGCTGACCGCAAAGGTCGCGATCGGCGAGAATATGACCGCCGGCGAATTGCACGACAGTCTCATGCTCGCAGGCGCGCGGCTGATGCGGCAGGCGATGGACAGACTGGAAGCAGACGACCTGCCCCTCGTCACACAGGCCGAAGAGGGTGTTGTTTACGCTTCAAAGATCGATAAGGGTGAGACCCGCATCGATTTCTCTCGCCCTGCACAGGATGTCCATAACCATATTCGCGGCCTTTCGCCTTTTCCCGGTGCATGGCTGGAAATGGATATTGGCGGCAAGGCGGAGCGTGTGAAGGTTCTGGCCTCTGAGCTGGCGAGCGGCATGGGAGAAGCGGGCACCGTGCTGGACGACGCCCTCACCATCGCCTGCGGCAGCGATGCCGTTCGGCTCACCCGCCTGCAAAAGGCGGGCGGCAAACCGATGTCGGCCGCCGATTTTGTTCGCGGCACCCCCGTTCCCGTCACAACGAGGCTCGGCTGA
- a CDS encoding LOG family protein, with amino-acid sequence MEMTRLKNGKLRRKDGVWDPLKRSSADKQQAEVVPKTPQSDSPSYRLAYVDMDFLCREELRPVRLQLELLKTEMALTERGIKSTVVMFGGARIPEPGGEAWAARNETQKRNLEQSSVYYDEARKFARLCTDYAAKSDHLEYVVVTGGGPGVMEAGNRGATDVGGPSIGLNIVLPHEQAPNPYVTPELSFNFHYFAIRKMHFLMRAKAVVIFPGGFGTLDELFETLTLIQTKRMAPIPLILFGEKFWRSVVNFEFLADFGTIAPEDMELLHFAETADDAWDIISAYYEH; translated from the coding sequence ATGGAAATGACACGACTGAAAAATGGCAAATTGCGGCGTAAGGATGGGGTATGGGACCCTTTGAAGCGCAGCTCTGCGGACAAGCAGCAGGCCGAGGTCGTTCCCAAGACACCGCAATCGGATTCCCCGTCCTACCGGCTTGCCTATGTGGACATGGATTTCCTCTGCCGTGAGGAATTGCGTCCCGTCAGGCTTCAATTGGAACTTCTGAAGACGGAAATGGCGCTCACCGAGCGCGGCATCAAATCCACCGTCGTCATGTTCGGCGGCGCCCGCATTCCCGAACCCGGTGGCGAGGCCTGGGCGGCGCGTAACGAGACGCAGAAGCGCAACCTGGAGCAATCCTCGGTCTATTACGATGAGGCGCGCAAGTTCGCCCGGCTATGCACCGATTATGCCGCGAAATCCGATCATCTCGAATATGTCGTGGTCACTGGCGGCGGTCCCGGCGTGATGGAAGCGGGCAATCGTGGTGCTACCGATGTGGGCGGCCCGTCGATCGGTCTCAACATCGTTCTACCGCATGAACAGGCGCCCAACCCCTATGTCACGCCGGAATTGAGCTTCAATTTCCACTATTTCGCCATCCGCAAGATGCATTTCCTGATGCGGGCGAAGGCCGTGGTGATCTTCCCCGGTGGTTTCGGTACGCTCGATGAGCTCTTCGAGACACTGACGCTTATCCAGACCAAGCGCATGGCACCCATTCCGCTCATCCTGTTCGGCGAGAAATTCTGGCGCTCGGTGGTCAATTTCGAATTCCTGGCGGATTTCGGCACCATCGCCCCGGAAGATATGGAATTGCTGCATTTCGCCGAAACGGCTGACGATGCATGGGACATCATCTCGGCCTATTACGAACACTGA
- the metK gene encoding methionine adenosyltransferase, protein MRANYLFTSESVAEGHPDKVCDRISDEIVDLIYREASKTGVDPWTVRIACETLATTNRVVIAGEVRVPDTLLKKDKDGKVVKDASGHPVINPSKFKSAARKAIRDIGYEQDGFHWKTAKIDVLLHPQSADIAQGVDNASDKQGDEGAGDQGIMFGYACKETPDLMPAPIYYSHRILQLLATARKSGEGEAAKLGPDAKSQVTVRYIDGKAAEAVSIVLSTQHLDASWDSKKVRAVVEPYIREALGDLKIADDCQWYINPTGKFVIGGPDGDAGLTGRKIIVDTYGGAAPHGGGAFSGKDTTKVDRSAAYAARYLAKNVVAAGFAERCTIQISYAIGVAQPLSVYVDLHGTGKVSEDQIEGAIRKVMDLSPSGIRRHLDLNKPIYAKTSSYGHFGRKAGRDGSFSWEKLDLVKPLKEALSA, encoded by the coding sequence ATGCGTGCCAATTACCTGTTCACCAGCGAGTCCGTGGCCGAAGGTCATCCGGACAAGGTTTGTGACCGTATTTCCGATGAAATCGTAGATCTCATTTATCGTGAAGCGTCCAAGACGGGTGTTGACCCATGGACCGTGCGCATCGCATGCGAGACGCTTGCGACGACCAATCGTGTCGTTATCGCCGGTGAGGTTCGGGTTCCCGATACCCTGCTGAAGAAGGACAAGGACGGCAAGGTCGTCAAGGACGCCTCTGGCCATCCGGTCATCAATCCTTCCAAGTTCAAGTCCGCGGCCCGCAAGGCAATCCGCGACATCGGCTACGAGCAGGATGGTTTCCACTGGAAGACGGCCAAGATCGACGTTCTCCTGCATCCGCAATCGGCAGACATCGCGCAGGGCGTCGACAATGCTTCCGACAAGCAGGGCGACGAGGGTGCCGGCGACCAGGGCATTATGTTCGGTTATGCCTGCAAGGAAACGCCAGATCTGATGCCGGCTCCGATCTATTATTCGCACCGTATCCTGCAACTGCTCGCCACCGCCCGTAAAAGCGGCGAAGGCGAAGCGGCAAAACTCGGACCCGACGCCAAGAGCCAGGTGACCGTTCGTTATATCGATGGCAAGGCCGCCGAGGCCGTTTCCATCGTTCTGTCCACGCAGCATCTCGATGCAAGCTGGGATTCGAAGAAGGTTCGCGCCGTTGTCGAGCCCTATATCCGCGAAGCTTTGGGCGACCTGAAGATCGCTGATGATTGCCAGTGGTACATCAACCCGACGGGCAAGTTCGTCATCGGTGGTCCCGACGGCGATGCCGGCCTGACCGGCCGCAAGATCATCGTCGACACCTATGGCGGTGCCGCCCCCCACGGCGGTGGTGCATTCTCCGGCAAGGACACAACCAAGGTCGACCGTTCGGCTGCCTATGCCGCCCGCTATCTCGCAAAGAATGTTGTTGCCGCTGGTTTTGCCGAGCGCTGCACGATTCAGATCTCCTACGCGATCGGCGTTGCCCAGCCTCTGTCGGTCTATGTTGATTTGCACGGCACGGGCAAGGTCAGCGAAGACCAGATCGAAGGCGCGATCCGCAAGGTCATGGACCTGTCGCCGTCGGGTATCCGTCGTCACCTCGATCTTAACAAGCCGATCTACGCCAAGACCTCGTCCTATGGCCACTTTGGTCGCAAGGCCGGCCGTGACGGCTCCTTCTCCTGGGAGAAGCTTGATCTGGTGAAGCCGCTCAAGGAAGCCTTGAGCGCATAA
- the truA gene encoding tRNA pseudouridine(38-40) synthase TruA has protein sequence MPRFRMTVEYDGSPYFGWQRQDNGPSVQGALEAAVRSLTGENVSIRGAGRTDSGVHAVGQVAHADLSRDWQPYKLRNALNAHLAMAKEAVSVLDVAAVTEDFDARFSATRRHYLYRIICRKSRLALEYKRAWWVSKDMDHELMHAAAQMLVGRHDFTTFRSVHCQANSPIRTLDRLDVTRNGDLIEIRATAQSFLHNQIRSFAGTLKMAGEGAMTPEDVRAALEARDRKACGPVAPPDGLYFMQVDYPDVIEPRRLRMEMSNDGDDLS, from the coding sequence ATGCCACGCTTCCGCATGACCGTCGAATATGACGGTTCACCCTATTTCGGTTGGCAGAGACAGGATAACGGCCCCTCGGTTCAAGGCGCGCTGGAAGCTGCGGTCCGGTCGCTGACAGGGGAAAACGTTTCCATTCGCGGTGCGGGCCGTACCGACTCCGGCGTGCATGCCGTCGGGCAGGTGGCCCATGCCGATCTTTCTCGCGATTGGCAGCCTTACAAGCTTCGCAATGCGTTGAACGCCCATCTGGCAATGGCCAAGGAGGCCGTCTCGGTTCTTGACGTCGCAGCCGTAACGGAAGATTTCGACGCCCGTTTTTCCGCCACCCGCCGCCATTATCTCTATCGCATCATTTGCCGGAAATCGCGGCTGGCGCTGGAGTACAAGCGCGCATGGTGGGTGTCGAAAGACATGGACCATGAGCTTATGCATGCGGCAGCGCAGATGCTCGTCGGTCGGCATGATTTCACGACCTTTCGCTCGGTTCATTGTCAGGCGAACAGCCCGATCCGGACACTCGACCGGCTGGATGTGACGCGCAACGGCGACCTCATCGAAATCCGCGCGACGGCGCAGAGTTTCCTGCATAACCAGATACGCTCTTTCGCTGGTACGCTGAAAATGGCCGGTGAAGGCGCCATGACGCCGGAGGATGTGCGTGCGGCACTGGAGGCGCGGGATCGCAAAGCCTGCGGCCCCGTTGCCCCGCCGGACGGTCTTTATTTCATGCAGGTTGATTATCCCGACGTAATTGAGCCTAGGCGTCTGCGCATGGAGATGAGCAATGACGGTGACGATCTATCATAA
- the trmB gene encoding tRNA (guanosine(46)-N7)-methyltransferase TrmB codes for MTEERRSRATEAFFGRRKGKPLRNQQIDTIENLLPLLKIDLESAPPQNLVALFPADVRSVRLEIGFGGGEHLAHRAVENPETGFIGVEPFVNSMAKLLATVRERELMNIRLYDDDATQLLDWLPEASIDHIDLLYPDPWPKKKHWKRRFVSDVNLARFHRVLKPGGKFCFASDIDTYVNWTLQHCARHGGFEWTAATADDWRTPYANWPGTRYENKAKREGRSSAYLTFIRR; via the coding sequence ATGACGGAAGAACGGCGTTCGCGCGCAACGGAAGCGTTTTTTGGCAGACGCAAGGGCAAGCCTTTGCGCAACCAGCAAATCGACACGATCGAAAATCTGCTGCCTTTGCTGAAAATCGATCTGGAGAGCGCACCACCGCAAAATCTGGTGGCTCTCTTTCCCGCGGATGTAAGATCGGTCCGTCTGGAGATCGGTTTCGGCGGCGGCGAGCACCTTGCCCATCGCGCGGTTGAAAACCCCGAGACAGGCTTTATCGGCGTCGAGCCCTTCGTCAATTCAATGGCCAAGCTGCTCGCAACAGTGCGTGAACGCGAGCTGATGAATATCCGTCTTTACGATGATGATGCGACGCAATTGCTGGACTGGCTGCCGGAGGCTTCGATCGATCACATTGACCTTCTTTACCCCGATCCCTGGCCGAAGAAAAAGCACTGGAAGCGCCGTTTCGTCTCCGACGTCAATCTGGCCCGTTTCCACCGGGTGCTGAAACCCGGTGGCAAGTTCTGCTTCGCGTCGGATATCGATACCTACGTCAACTGGACGCTGCAGCATTGCGCCCGTCACGGTGGTTTCGAATGGACGGCGGCGACCGCTGACGACTGGCGCACGCCCTATGCCAACTGGCCGGGTACGCGTTATGAGAACAAGGCGAAAAGAGAAGGCCGCAGCTCGGCCTATCTCACTTTTATTCGTCGCTGA
- the dapE gene encoding succinyl-diaminopimelate desuccinylase, with the protein MTTTDPVANLAALIRCPSVTPAEGGALSLLDTLLSPLGFAVEKMVAREAGTPDVENLYARLGTEGPHLMFAGHTDVVPVGDEAAWSHPPFSAEIAGGEMYGRGAVDMKGGIACFVAAIARHIEKHGKPQGSVSFLITGDEEGPSINGTSKLLEWAATKGETWDACVVGEPTNPDQLGDMIKIGRRGSLSGRITVHGVQGHAAYPHLADNPIRGLLQLTHALMHPPFDHGTDNFQPSNLEVTTVDTGNAATNVIPARATAAFNIRFNDTWTVENLRTEIIRRLDAAAAEGELRPDRSPVKYEIVWADRPAHVFLTRNNALISSLSGAVEAVTGQEPKLSTTGGTSDARFIKDYCPVVEFGLVGQTMHMVDERVAVADLETLTRIYETFIERWFAHADGK; encoded by the coding sequence ATGACCACGACCGATCCCGTTGCCAATCTCGCCGCCCTCATCCGTTGCCCATCGGTGACGCCTGCGGAAGGCGGTGCGCTTTCCCTGCTCGACACCCTGCTTTCACCGCTTGGCTTTGCGGTTGAAAAGATGGTGGCGCGCGAGGCGGGAACGCCTGATGTGGAAAACCTCTATGCCCGGCTCGGCACGGAGGGTCCGCATCTGATGTTTGCGGGCCATACGGATGTCGTTCCTGTGGGTGACGAAGCCGCGTGGAGCCATCCGCCCTTTTCGGCAGAGATTGCCGGCGGGGAAATGTACGGTCGGGGTGCGGTGGACATGAAGGGCGGCATCGCCTGTTTTGTCGCCGCCATTGCCCGCCATATCGAAAAACATGGCAAACCGCAGGGCTCCGTTTCCTTCCTGATCACCGGCGATGAGGAAGGCCCGTCGATCAACGGCACCTCCAAGCTTCTGGAATGGGCTGCCACCAAAGGCGAAACATGGGATGCCTGCGTGGTGGGCGAGCCCACCAATCCCGACCAGCTGGGCGACATGATCAAGATCGGTCGCCGCGGATCGCTTTCCGGCCGGATCACCGTCCATGGCGTTCAGGGCCATGCCGCCTATCCGCATCTCGCCGACAACCCCATTCGTGGGCTGCTGCAGCTCACCCATGCGCTGATGCACCCGCCATTCGATCACGGCACGGATAATTTCCAGCCATCCAATCTGGAAGTCACGACCGTCGATACCGGCAATGCCGCTACCAATGTCATCCCCGCACGGGCGACGGCGGCCTTCAACATTCGTTTCAACGATACCTGGACAGTGGAAAACCTGCGGACGGAAATCATCCGCCGTCTGGATGCCGCCGCAGCCGAAGGCGAGCTTCGCCCTGACCGCAGTCCGGTCAAATATGAGATCGTCTGGGCGGACCGACCGGCTCACGTTTTTCTGACGCGCAACAATGCGCTCATCTCGTCGCTCTCAGGCGCGGTTGAGGCCGTTACCGGTCAGGAACCCAAGCTCTCGACCACCGGCGGCACCTCGGATGCCCGCTTCATCAAGGATTATTGCCCGGTGGTGGAGTTCGGTCTCGTCGGACAAACGATGCATATGGTCGATGAGCGCGTGGCGGTTGCCGATCTCGAGACACTGACGCGTATCTACGAAACCTTTATCGAACGCTGGTTCGCCCATGCCGACGGCAAGTGA
- the def gene encoding peptide deformylase, protein MTIKPLIILPDPVLRQQSKPIEQVDAEVLRLADDMLETMYDAPGIGLAAIQVGVARRMLVIDVAREGEEKTPVVFINPEILKVSDDISTYEEGCLSIPDYYAEVERPASLTVQYIGRDGKQQTVEADGLLATCLQHEIDHLNGVLFIDHISRLKRDMVIKKFTKAARAKV, encoded by the coding sequence ATGACTATCAAACCGCTTATCATTTTGCCCGATCCCGTGCTGCGCCAGCAATCGAAACCCATCGAACAGGTGGATGCCGAAGTGCTGCGCCTTGCCGACGACATGCTGGAAACCATGTATGATGCGCCGGGCATTGGCCTTGCCGCCATCCAGGTCGGCGTAGCGCGGCGAATGCTGGTGATTGACGTTGCGCGTGAGGGCGAGGAAAAGACCCCAGTCGTCTTCATCAACCCGGAAATCCTAAAGGTGTCGGACGATATTTCGACCTATGAGGAAGGCTGCCTCTCCATTCCCGACTATTACGCCGAAGTCGAGCGTCCAGCCTCTTTGACGGTGCAATATATCGGCCGTGACGGCAAGCAGCAGACCGTGGAGGCGGACGGGCTTCTCGCCACGTGCCTGCAACACGAGATCGACCACCTGAACGGTGTTCTGTTCATCGACCATATTTCGCGACTGAAGCGCGACATGGTCATCAAGAAATTCACCAAGGCGGCCCGCGCAAAGGTCTGA
- the dapD gene encoding 2,3,4,5-tetrahydropyridine-2,6-dicarboxylate N-succinyltransferase has product MSLTDLTSLETIIETAFDNRDGVNVSTKGEVRDAVNTSLQLLDSGKARVAEKQADGNWKVNQWLKKAVLLSFRLNDMEIVTGGPGESTWWDKVPSKFENWGENQFRAAGFRAVPNAVVRRSAYVAKNVVLMPSFVNLGAYVDEGTMVDTWATVGSCAQIGKNVHLSGGVGIGGVLEPLQAGPTIIEDNCFIGARSEVVEGCIVREGAVLGMGVFIGKSTKIVDRATGEITYGEVPPYSVVVAGTMPGKPFPNGEPGPSLYCAVIVKRVDEKTRSKTGINELLRD; this is encoded by the coding sequence ATGAGCCTTACGGATCTCACCTCCCTCGAAACCATCATCGAAACCGCCTTCGACAACCGCGATGGCGTGAACGTATCGACGAAGGGCGAGGTTCGCGATGCGGTGAACACATCTCTTCAACTTCTCGATAGCGGCAAGGCGCGCGTGGCTGAAAAGCAGGCGGATGGCAACTGGAAGGTGAACCAGTGGCTGAAAAAGGCCGTGCTCCTCTCCTTCCGCCTGAACGACATGGAGATCGTGACCGGCGGACCGGGTGAATCCACCTGGTGGGACAAGGTGCCGTCGAAATTCGAAAACTGGGGTGAAAACCAGTTCCGTGCCGCCGGTTTCCGCGCCGTGCCGAACGCCGTGGTGCGCCGCTCCGCCTATGTCGCCAAGAACGTCGTGCTGATGCCCTCCTTCGTCAATCTCGGCGCTTATGTCGATGAAGGCACGATGGTCGATACCTGGGCAACCGTCGGTTCCTGCGCGCAGATCGGCAAGAATGTGCACCTTTCCGGCGGTGTCGGCATTGGCGGCGTTCTGGAGCCGCTTCAGGCCGGCCCGACCATCATCGAGGATAATTGCTTCATCGGTGCCCGCTCGGAAGTCGTCGAAGGCTGCATCGTGCGCGAAGGCGCCGTTCTCGGCATGGGCGTGTTCATCGGCAAGTCGACCAAGATCGTCGACCGCGCTACCGGCGAAATCACCTATGGCGAAGTTCCGCCCTATTCCGTCGTCGTTGCCGGCACCATGCCGGGCAAGCCTTTCCCGAACGGCGAGCCGGGCCCGAGCCTCTATTGCGCCGTCATCGTCAAGCGCGTCGATGAAAAGACCCGCTCCAAGACCGGCATCAACGAGCTTCTGCGCGACTGA
- a CDS encoding DNA recombination protein RmuC — protein MSIDLSVLLDPALRAGSVDISFGALLAALVFALAITWLVTTNRVKKAGADGEISDLLKTQSELHGRIAAMAETLGTRQTEMSQTLNQRLDGMSQRLGETLTEQTRSTHENLSRLQERLAVIDAAQGNIQDLAKDVVGLQAILSNKQTRGAFGQARMEALIADALPAGAFQLQPTLSNGYRPDCTIKMPNNAPPLVIDAKFPLEAWNALKADESPDAKRAATQQFRRDMEVHIRDVAEKYLIRGETQDTAFIFVPSESIFADIHQHFEYLVQRAHRARVVIVSPSLLMLSVQVIQSVLKDQRMREQAHLIQGEVALLMDDVRRLDDRTRKLQAHFGLAQKDVDMMLISSDKVLARGQKIEGLDFSPTEKEAAHGEIEQARRFADNRAGAAKLRVVDDE, from the coding sequence ATGAGCATAGATTTATCCGTTCTCCTCGATCCAGCATTGCGGGCCGGTTCCGTCGATATCAGCTTCGGCGCGCTGCTCGCGGCTCTGGTTTTCGCTCTCGCGATCACATGGCTGGTCACGACGAACCGCGTGAAAAAAGCGGGAGCCGACGGTGAAATTTCCGACCTCCTGAAAACCCAGTCCGAACTGCACGGCCGGATTGCCGCCATGGCGGAGACGCTTGGCACACGCCAGACCGAGATGAGCCAGACGCTTAACCAGCGCCTCGACGGCATGTCGCAACGGCTGGGCGAAACGCTCACGGAACAAACCCGGTCGACGCATGAGAATCTGAGCCGTCTTCAGGAGCGCTTGGCGGTCATCGATGCTGCCCAGGGCAATATTCAGGATCTGGCCAAGGATGTGGTCGGACTGCAGGCGATCCTTTCCAACAAACAGACGCGCGGGGCCTTTGGACAGGCACGCATGGAGGCGCTGATCGCCGATGCACTTCCCGCAGGTGCGTTCCAGCTTCAGCCCACACTTTCGAACGGTTACCGGCCGGACTGTACGATCAAGATGCCGAATAACGCGCCGCCGCTTGTCATCGACGCCAAGTTTCCGCTGGAAGCGTGGAACGCACTGAAAGCAGATGAATCGCCTGACGCCAAACGCGCCGCCACCCAGCAGTTCCGGCGCGATATGGAAGTACATATTCGCGATGTGGCCGAAAAGTACCTCATCCGCGGCGAGACGCAGGATACGGCCTTCATCTTTGTGCCGTCGGAATCGATCTTCGCCGATATTCACCAGCATTTCGAATATCTGGTGCAGCGCGCCCATCGGGCTCGCGTCGTCATCGTATCGCCGTCACTTCTAATGCTGTCGGTGCAGGTCATCCAGTCGGTGCTGAAAGATCAGCGCATGCGCGAGCAGGCGCATCTCATTCAAGGCGAAGTGGCGCTGCTTATGGACGATGTGCGGCGGCTGGACGACCGAACACGCAAGCTGCAAGCCCATTTTGGGCTGGCGCAGAAGGACGTCGACATGATGCTGATTTCCTCCGACAAGGTCTTGGCGCGCGGCCAAAAAATTGAGGGCCTCGATTTTTCGCCGACGGAAAAAGAAGCTGCGCATGGGGAAATCGAGCAAGCCCGTCGCTTTGCGGATAACAGAGCCGGTGCGGCCAAATTGCGGGTAGTTGACGACGAGTGA
- a CDS encoding ribokinase has translation MITVFGSINMDLIATAKRLPKPGETVTGESFSTAAGGKGANQALAAKRAGATVKMAGAAGDDTFAAPALTLLRDAGTDLSLVKTAPGPTGTAMILIGEGGENMISVIPAANGEVSASDAAKVVTEMSAGDILMLQFEIPAPAIEAALTAAKAKRITTVINTAPLTADGPRLAGLADIVIANETEFELLIGKNGLSGSERENELKALHEKTGQTLIVTLGADGVIAIRNSKLYRAAGLKIVPVDTVGAGDTFCGYLAASLDQGMDFEKALKRAAVAGSLACTRAGAQPSIPLAAEVDANI, from the coding sequence ATGATTACTGTTTTCGGCTCCATCAACATGGATCTCATCGCCACCGCAAAACGCCTTCCCAAACCCGGTGAAACCGTGACGGGAGAGAGCTTCTCCACCGCGGCGGGCGGAAAGGGAGCCAATCAGGCGCTTGCCGCAAAGCGGGCGGGCGCCACGGTCAAAATGGCGGGCGCTGCGGGCGACGATACGTTTGCCGCACCGGCGCTGACATTGTTGCGTGATGCCGGCACCGACCTCTCGCTCGTCAAGACCGCGCCGGGCCCGACCGGTACGGCGATGATCCTTATCGGTGAAGGCGGAGAGAACATGATCTCGGTCATTCCCGCCGCCAATGGCGAAGTGTCGGCATCCGACGCCGCCAAGGTCGTGACGGAGATGTCGGCGGGCGATATTCTGATGCTGCAGTTCGAAATACCCGCGCCCGCCATCGAAGCGGCGCTGACGGCCGCGAAGGCGAAACGTATCACCACCGTCATCAATACTGCCCCGCTGACCGCCGACGGGCCACGCCTTGCCGGCCTTGCCGATATCGTCATTGCCAATGAAACCGAGTTCGAGCTGCTGATCGGCAAAAACGGGCTTTCCGGTTCGGAACGGGAAAACGAACTCAAGGCCTTACATGAAAAAACCGGCCAGACATTGATCGTCACGCTCGGAGCGGACGGCGTGATCGCCATTCGCAACAGCAAGCTTTACCGGGCGGCCGGTCTGAAGATCGTGCCGGTCGATACGGTTGGCGCAGGCGACACCTTCTGCGGTTATCTCGCCGCCAGCCTCGATCAGGGGATGGATTTCGAAAAGGCGCTGAAGCGTGCAGCCGTCGCAGGTTCGCTCGCCTGCACTCGCGCCGGCGCCCAGCCCTCCATTCCGCTTGCGGCGGAAGTGGATGCGAATATCTGA
- the arsC gene encoding arsenate reductase (glutaredoxin) (This arsenate reductase requires both glutathione and glutaredoxin to convert arsenate to arsenite, after which the efflux transporter formed by ArsA and ArsB can extrude the arsenite from the cell, providing resistance.), which translates to MTVTIYHNPACGTSRNTLAMIRASGVEPVVIEYLKTPPAREEIRDLAIRIGLPLRALLREKGTPYAELGLQDETIPDDALLDAIEAHPILLNRPIVVTPRGVRLCRPSEVVLEILPNPDIGEFVKEDGEVVRSGS; encoded by the coding sequence ATGACGGTGACGATCTATCATAATCCCGCCTGTGGAACTTCGCGCAACACGCTTGCGATGATCCGGGCCTCCGGTGTTGAGCCCGTGGTGATAGAATATCTGAAAACGCCGCCCGCACGAGAAGAGATACGTGATCTTGCCATACGCATCGGGCTTCCGCTCAGGGCCCTGCTGCGCGAAAAGGGAACGCCCTATGCGGAGCTGGGGCTGCAGGATGAGACCATTCCGGATGATGCGCTGCTGGATGCTATCGAAGCCCACCCGATCCTGCTCAACCGCCCGATCGTGGTGACGCCCAGGGGTGTGCGGCTTTGCCGGCCTTCAGAGGTCGTGCTGGAAATTCTGCCCAACCCGGACATAGGTGAATTCGTGAAGGAAGACGGAGAGGTCGTCCGCTCCGGCTCGTGA